One stretch of Bombina bombina isolate aBomBom1 chromosome 7, aBomBom1.pri, whole genome shotgun sequence DNA includes these proteins:
- the LOC128636443 gene encoding tigger transposable element-derived protein 1-like codes for MALAPGDEKKRIRKPLTLNQKLEMIKMSEQGMSISDIGRKLGLARTTVSTVVNAKEKYLKEVKSATPVHTKVIRKRDNLIAEMEKLLVVWIEDQTSHNVPLSQAIIQSKALSLFNAMKTDRGESAKDENFEASRGWFNRFKERSHLHNIKVQGEAASADVESAEAFPEELAKIIEDGGYTTQQIFNVDETGLFWKKMPSRTFIAKEEKLMPGFKAAKDRLTLLLGANAAGDLKLKPMMIYHSENPRALKNYAKSSLPVYYKSNTKAWMTASLFTTWFTDYFKPTVEAYCKEKKFPFKILMLTDNAPSHPRALMEMYNEIQVVFLPANTTSILQPMDQGVIATFKAYYLKKTFTAAITALDSDASDGATQNKLKAFWKGFTILDAIKAIRDSWNEVSESALRRVWKKLIPTFMDDVPGLETSVEEVNASVVDMARQLELEVEPEDVTELLASHDQPLTDEDLIMIEEQRRLFLETDGSTDEDPVCIREMPTKELEEYVNLIEMGLAGLEQIDGNFERSSSVNKIVSNGIACYKEILRERKRQSMKQTSLLSYFNKVPQPSSSPSTSRPDESLSSSPPSKLICIENSDDES; via the coding sequence ATGGCCCTGGCTCCAGGTGATGAAAAAAAGAGGATCCGTAAGCCTCTTACATTGAATCAAAAGTTGGAAATGATAAAGATGAGTGAGCAAGGCATGTCCATCTCAGATATAGGCCGCAAGTTAGGTTTGGCTCGCACAACAGTTAGCACAGTGGTGAACGCTaaagaaaaatacttaaaagaagtaAAAAGTGCTACTCCAGTGCACACAAAAGTGATTCGCAAGAGAGACAACCTTATTGCTGAAATGGAGAAGCTGCTAGTGGTTTGGATAGAAGATCAAACCAGccacaatgttcctttaagccaaGCCATTATTCAAAGCAAGGCACTATCCTTGTTTAATGCAATGAAGACTGATAGAGGTGAGAGTGCTAAAGATGAAAATTTTGAAGCTAGCAGAGGTTGGTTTAACAGGTTTAAGGAAAGAAGTCATCTGCACAACATTAAAGTGCAAGGGGAAGCAGCTAGTGCAGATGTTGAATCTGCAGAGGCTTTTCCAGAAGAGCTGGCTAAAATTATAGAAGATGGTGGTTACACCACACAGCAAATATTTAATGTTGATGAAACCggccttttctggaaaaaaatgccATCTAGgacattcattgcaaaggaggaaaaGTTAATGCCAGGATTCAAAGCTGCAAAGGATCGACTAACACTGCTTTTAGGTGCTAATGCAGCTGGTGATTTGAAGCTGAAGCCTATGATGATCTACCATTCTGAGAATCCCAGGGCTCTGAAAAACTATGCTAAATCTAGCCTGCCTGTTTACTACAAATCAAACACTAAAGCCTGGATGACTGCAAGTCTATTTACAACATGGTTTACAGATTATTTTAAACCCACAGTTGAAGCCTACTGCAAGGAAAAAAAATTTCCTTTTAAAATTTTAATGCTTACTGACAATGCACCTTCTCACCCACGAGCATTAATGGAAATGTACAATGAGATTCAAGTTGTTTTCTTGCCTGCAAACACCACATCTATTCTTCAGCCTATGGATCAGGGAGTGATTGCAACCTTCAAAGCATATTATTTGAAGAAGACATTTACTGCTGCTATAACTGCCTTAGATAGCGATGCATCTGATGGTGCTACACAGAACAAATTAAAAGCCTTCTGGAAAGGATTTACAATTCTAGATGCTATTAAAGCAATTAGAGATTCCTGGAATGAAGTTTCAGAATCAGCATTGAGACGTGTGTGGAAAAAGCTTATCCCCACCTTTATGGATGATGTTCCCGGCCTTGAGACTTCGGTAGAGGAAGTCAATGCTAGCGTTGTGGACATGGCTAGACAACTGGAACTAGAAGTGGAGCCTGAAGATGTTACAGAATTGCTTGCATCTCATGACCAGCCATTGACAGATGAAGATTTGATTATGATTGAAGAGCAAAGAAGACTGTTTCTTGAAACTGATGGTTCTACTGATGAAGACCCAGTTTGCATTAGGGAAATGCCAACAAAAGAATTAGAGGAATATGTCAATTTAATTGAAATGGGTTTGGCAGGTTTGGAGCAGATTGATGGCAATTTTGAAAGAAGTTCTTCAGTTAATAAAATTGTGTCAAATGGAATTGCATGTTATAAAGAAATACTTCGAGAAAGGAAGCGTCAGTCCATGAAGCAAACTTCTTTGCTATCATattttaataaagtcccacagccaTCATCATCACCTTCAACATCAAGACCTGATGAATCTTTGTCAAGTTCTCCACCTTCAAAACTGATTTGCATTGAAAACTCAGATGATGAATCATAA